GAAAGATCCGATCTGGTCATTTACAGTAGTTGGGAGACCACCACAGGAAGATACTAGCTTTGGAGCACTTATTCACGAAATCACAGGGGCCGCAATTCCTCAGGAAATCTCCGGTCTGCATGCCGTCAATGCGGTGGACGCGGCAGGAGTGCATCCCTTATTGTTTGCGATAGGATCAGAGCGCTACACACCTTATCAACGAGTGGACCGCCCGCAGGAGATTTTAACCATTGCCAATCAGATTCTTGGAAAAAACCAACTGAGTTTGGCCAAATATCTTTTTATTTCGGCATATGAAGATAATCCCAAGTTGGATATTTATAATATTCCAGCATTTTTAGGACATATTCTGGAACGAATCGATCCTGCGCGAGATCTTCATTTTCAGACAAATACGACCATAGATACCCTAGATTACTCAGGTGATGGATTAAATGCGGGTTCGAAGGTCGTATTTGCAGCTGCGGGAACAAAGAAAAGGGAGCTTGCGCGGGAGTTGCCTGCAAATTTTGATCTGCCAAGGCCTTTCAACCAAGCGAAGTTTGTGATGCCGGGTGTATTGGCTATCGATGGAAAGGCTTTTACGTCCTATGGAGATGAAGCTGCGATAATCCAAGAGTGGTGCCGTGCGGCTGAAGGGTTGGCATGGGAAGGTTTTCCGCTGCTGGTACTGTGCGACGATGCCAGTTTTACAGCCGAGACAGTCAATAACTTCGTCTGGACAACCTTTACGCGGAGTAACCCAGCATTTGATATCTATGGAATCAAAAGCTTTACTACGTTCAAACATTGGGGCTGTGAAGGACCGATTATTATTGACGCACGCACTAAACAGCATCATGCACCAGCATTGATTAAAGATGAAGCTGTTGAAAAACGGGTTGATCAATTGGGAGCAAAAGGTGGCTCGCTCCATGGAATTATTTAGAAATTCAGTAGGAAGGGCTAAATACAAGGAACTTTAATAAACAATTAGCATAAAGCATATACAATTTAATCTGATGAAAACAGAAGAATTATTAGCGAAATCAAAGGGAAGCCAGCTTCAGTTTCAGGAAGTTTTGGATCATATCGCAGAACAGTACACGTATAATCCGACGTCGTTTCAAAATGGAAACCTGAAAAACTCGGCAACGGAAAATCAGGGGAGTGCGAAAGTATTGTATTTCGCTAAACTAAATGATCTTTCTGTCGCAGATACCTTGGTTTTGTTTGCGGAGCATTATCAGAATGTATTGGATAGCCCCGCGGGTGAGGGACATCAAAATATCCGCCAGTTTATGGAAAATGGCTGGGATGGGGTTGTTTTTGAGGCTGATGTACTGACCGATAAATAAGTCGGGAATGTTATGATTCATTTAAGTCAAATATAAGCCAACAGCATTGAAGGATTTGTACAGGATCCGATCAAATATATAGGGGCCTCGAAAGAAGCCCCTATTTTTGTAAACTAATTTGTAGTACAGCGCACCTGTCTATTAACCTTTGCTTTCGCAATCTTCGTCTTTGCTGCCTCCGAAATAGACCATCCAGCAGATGCCAAATTGATCTTGGAATGAACTGTACAGTTCCGCAAAAAAGGTCTCTCCTAAAGGCATTTCCACTACTTTTGCATTGACACTTAAAGCCGTATGTAGGTTTTTTGCTTCTTCAGCATTGTCACACATCAACATCACATAAGTATTATTGCCCTGTACGTACTGCTGGCCAAAAGCTGGAACGACATCGGTGCCCATAAGCATGCTCTCGCCATTGATGGAAATTGCGGTATGACAGATTTTGTTTTTGGCCTCATCTGGAATTGCTGGCATTTGTGGATCTGCGGGGATATCACCATAACGCATGTATCCCGGATTTTTTGTTTGAAAGACCTTCTCATAAAATGTAAAAGCCTCTTCACAGTTACCATCGAAATTTAAATAAGCGTGTAATTTTGCCATGATTTCTAATTTTTGAATATATTGATTATTTCTTGATGCGTATCTTTTTACATTCATGCTGATAAAAGATCCGCGTTATCTTATCTTGTCAAATGTTTCTCCAATGGACAGTAAACCAGGGGACTGTCTGTGGAAGTGAAGATAAAATTAAGCTGAAGTTTTGATAAAAATCTTGCCCTAGGGCAAGATTTGAAAATAGACCGTCGCTGATAAGAAAAATCTTTAATTGCCGTGAACAATTTCTTTTCGGATACGGCTCAATGAGGTATCTGTGATGCCGAGATAAGAGGCGATATGTTTTAAAGGGGCCTGCTGGATCAGGATTGGTTTTTCTTTGATCAAACGCAGGTATCGGCTGGTCGCGGGTTCGGTGATCATGGCAATAGCCCTATTTTTGCTGTGGACCAGTTCTGCTGCCATCCATGAACGCCCCCATTCCCTAAATTCAGGAATACGATGAAATAATTCCTGATGATCTTCAAATCGTATTTTCCAAAGCTTGGTGTCCGCAAGCGCCTGAATATTTTCCACCGTTGGCGTACGTTGAAAAAAAGAAGCAACTTCAATAACGACATCGTTGTCGCTGCAAAAGCCGATCGTGACCTCGTTGCCTTCGTAGTCGTGCAAAAAAGATCGTGTAAGGCCATATTCTATTAAAAAGTAGGCATTTGAAACCTGCCCTTTGTGTAGTATAAAATCACCTTTTTTCATCGTAATGGCCTCGTGTTTCTCTTTTATGGAATTCAGTTCATCGGGCGTAAGTGCCAGGTCACTGTAAAAAGTTCCTATTAGATCCATGTCCTTGGTTTATTTGATTACTAAGTGAATTTAATGATAAATCTTTAAATGTGTTGTTAATCCATTGTGTAATTATTGTAAACAAATAGGTGTTTTGTTGCTAATTTTATTTGTTTGAATTATGTTTTTTAGTAAAAACATAATAAAAATTAAAAATTATTATGAAATTAGTTTTTAATTGTTTTACTTTGTGTCAAGAACATAATGTAAAAACGAAATATTTAAAATTTTCATAATATGTGTGGAATTATTGGCGCTTTTGAATTGAAGCAACCTGCAGACTCATTGAGATCCCAAGTATTGGAAATGTCAAAACGTATTCGTCACCGTGGTCCAGATTGGTCTGGCATATTTACGGGCGAAAAAGCTTTATTGGCCCATGAGCGACTAGCCATTGTTGATCCGAAATCAGGTAGTCAACCTTTGTACAGTCCAGATGGCAAAGTTGTATTGGCTGTAAATGGCGAAATCTATAACCACCATGAATTAAGGAATAGCCTTCCGGATTATGCGTTCGCAACACAGAGCGATTCGGAGGTAATATTGGCATTGTATTTAGCCAAGGGGCCATCGTTTGTTGATGAGTTGAACGGTATCTTTGGTTTTGCGTTATATGATTCACGTGATGACTCATTTTTTGTGGCCCGTGATCACATGGGGATTATCCCATTGTATTATGGAAAAGATGCACAGGGGCAACTGTTTGTCGCTTCTGAATTAAAGTCTTTGGAAGGTTTCTGTGAGACGATCGAACAATTTCCTCCGGGGCATTATTTATATAGTAAAGAAGGTACAACACCACAGCGCTGGTACCAACGCGATTGGGAAAGCTATGATACGGTGAAAGATAATGAGACTGATATCGCTGTATTGCGTAAAGCATTGGAAGATGCAGTACATCGCCAATTGATGTCAGATGTTCCCTATGGTGTATTGCTTTCGGGAGGTCTTGACTCTTCCGTGATTGCGGCGGTGACCAAAAAATTTGCATCCAAACGTATCGAAACCGATGATAAAGAAGACGCATGGTATCCACAATTACATTCTTTTGCTGTTGGCTTGAAAGGTGCACCAGATTTAATCGCAGCACAAAAGGCGGCTGATCATATTGGAACAATCCACCATGAGATCAACTTCACTATTCAGGAAGGCTTGGACGCCATCCGCGATGTAATCTATCACCTGGAGACCTACGATGTGACGACTATTCGTGCTTCGACTCCGATGTACTTACTGGCACGTGTGATCAAATCCATGGGCATCAAAATGGTGTTGTCTGGTGAGGGGTCGGATGAGCTTTTTGGTGGCTATTTATATTTTCACAAGGCACCTAATGCGCAGGAGTTTCATGAAGAAACAGTTCGTAAACTGAAAAAACTGTACCTCTATGACTGTCTACGTGCAAATAAATCGCTAGCAGCCTGGGGTGTCGAAGGACGTGTACCTTTCCTGGATAAAGAATTTATGGATATTGCCATGCGTATTAATCCATCCGATAAAATGATCCGTGAGGGTAAAATGGAGAAATGGGTCGTACGTAAGGCTTTCGAGGATTACCTTCCGGAAAGCATTGCCTGGCGTCAAAAAGAACAGTTCTCGGATGGTGTCGGCTATAGCTGGATAGATACCTTAAAAGAACAGGCAGAAAGCAAGATTTCTGATCAGGAGTTTGCTGCAGCAGCCGAACGTTTCCCAATCAATACACCAAAGAACAAGGAGGAGTTTTTGTATAGAACAATCTTCGAATCGCATTTTCCTTCTGCTGCTGCTGCACAGACCGTTCCATCGGTAAAGTCTGTGGCTTGTAGCACACCAGAAGCCCTTGCTTGGGATGCTTCTTTCCAAAATCTGAATGATCCATCTGGAAGAGCAGTAGCCTCTGTGCATCAGGAGAGCTACGAAAAATCCAAAGTGGAAGCTGTTTAGATAATCAACCGACCATATACTAATGTTGTAATAGGGGTATCCAAGGATACCCTTATTTTTTTTGAATATGTTTTTTGAATTATCTTTAGTAATTTTCGAAAAAAACCAACCCTGCCGAACCTACAGGATGGTGAACTAATTAAATTACAAATGAAACGATATACTAAACAAAGAAATTTGAAGTCTTTTGGGCTGATACTTATGCTATTGAGTAGCTCAGCAATTTTTGCACAAAATAAAGATGCTGTTGTTGCGGCTATTGTCCAGGAAGCCCAGGCAAATTCCCAGCTCGAAAACTATGCTTTTGAACTTGTTGATATGATCGGTCCACGTTTGGTTGGGAGTCCACAGATGCAGCAGGCACATGACTGGGTAGTCAAACAATACACCGCACTTGGTGCGGATGCACGAAATGAACCTTATGGAGAATGGCGTTCCTGGGAAAGAGGGATCTCAGCGGTGACGATGACCTACCCTCGGATTAAATCTCTCGAAGGCACGCAATTAGCCTTTAGTCCGATGACAAAGGAAAAAGGTGTAGAAGCAGAAGTGGTGGCGATGCCTTTGTTTAGTTCTCAGGCTGATTTCCAGTCCTGGCTAAAAACGGTAAAAGGTAAAATTGTCCTGATCGGCATGAACCCGATCTCGGGTCGTTCGGATGCCAACTGGAAGGAATCTGCCTCTGCCCAAAGCTATGAAAAATATCTGGCCTTAAAGAATGGGCAGCTCAAGCAATGGGAACTTAGTATGACCTACACCGGAAGTACACGACGTACGCTGCCATTGGTATTGGAAAACGCTGGAGCAGTAGGTGTGATTGATTCTTACTGGACCGAACTTCCGGGGCTTACACGGATTTTTGATGCGAAATCGAAGCAGATTCCTGTTTTTAATATCGCTTTGGAGGATTATGGCCTCCTTCACCGTATGGCTGTGCGTGGCGTCAAACCTCGTATACTCTTGCAGGGTAAATCCAATGAACTTGGTACAGCGAAGACTTATAATAGCATTGCTGAGATCAAAGGAAAAGAGAAGCCCAATGAGTATGTAGTTCTGTCGGCACATTTAGATTCATGGGATGGGGCTTCGGGTGCGACAGACAATGCAACGGGAGTGATTACGATGATGGAAGCGGTTCGCATCCTGCGGAAAGTATATCCCGAAAATAAAAGAACGATCCTGGTCGGCAACTGGGGAAGTGAGGAACAAGGCTTGAACGGCTCATCGGCTTTTGTGGAAGATCATCCCGATATTGCCAAAAATATACAGGTCGTCTGGAATCAGGATAATGGAACGGGACGTATTGTGCGTATAGGTGGCAGTGGTTTTGAAAAGGCGTATGAATATATCGGTCGTTGGTTACAGTATCTACCCGAAGAATTTCGCAACGAGATCCAGAGCAGCTTTCCGGGAATGCCGGGAACAGGTGGAAGTGACCACTCTTCTTTTGTACAAAAAGGGATTCCGGCCTTTGGCCTTTCTTCCACTTCTTGGGATTATGGAAAAGTAACCTGGCATACGAATCGGGATACCTACGATAAAATTGTCTTCGATGAGGTCAAGCAGAATGCGATTATTGTAGCGATATTAACTTACCTCGCTTGTGAGGAGCCGGAATTGGTGTCAAGAGAGAAAATCGTATTACCTGTGGATAAAACTGGTAAACAAATGGAATGGCCAACAAATTTACAGTCCAAAAGGACAAGTGGTAATTAATGGACTATTAAACAGGTTATTCTTAATAACACAAAGGCGCCAATCAGAAAAGAAAGGCGCCTTTGTATGATAGCTGTTACTGCTTATTTTTTTAGATGCTGATTAAAATAATCCGCAATTTTCTCGTACATATGGATACGATCTTTGCCCATCACATTATGTTCGTGAGTAGGGTATAAGAAATAATCGACTTGTTTCCCGGCCTTAATACAGGCTTCCAAAAACTCCATGCTGTTTTGTTGTACCACTACTGGGTCTTGCGCGCCATGGATGATCAACAACCGTCCTTTTAGCTGATCGGCCTTATTTAATAAGGATGTCAGTTTATATCCTTCAGGGTTTTCCTGAGGTGTGTCCATATAACGCTCACCATACATTACTTCATAAAACTTCCAGTCAATAACTGGACCTCCAGCGACTGCGGCTTTAAAAATATCATTATGATGTAACATAAATGAAGTCGTCATAAATCCACCGAAGCTCCATCCGAAGATCCCCATGCGTTGTTGATCGACAAAGGATTTTGATTTTAGGAATTCAATTCCTTTAAGCTGATCGGCCATTTCATTTTGGCCAAGGTTACGGTGGGTAGCGGTATAAAAATCACGGCCTCGGTAATTGGTACCGCGATTGTCCATCGTAAAAACGATATATCCCTGTTGGGCCATGTAGAGATCAAAGTAACCTGCTCCACCCAACCATTTGTTGGAAACCAATTGCGAATGAGAACCGCCATACAGATAATACATGACCGGATATTTCTTCGCAGGGTCAAAATCATTTGGATAGATGATACGGCCGGTCAGTGGATATTTGCCATCAGCCGAAGTCAGTTGGACAAATTCTATTTTTGGATTATTAATTTTTCCACTGAATGGATTGTCAGCTTTAACCAGGACAGTTCCCTTGCCTGATTTGACCTCCTTGATCTGGATCATGTTTGGCGTTTTCAGGTCACTATATTGGTCATAGATATACTTGCCATCACCACTCAAAGATGCCTGGTGTATGCCCGATTCATTTGTTAGCTGTACTGTTTTTCCGGATTTGAGGTTTACCTCAAATAATTGACGGTCCATACCATTATTGGTGACACCAATATAGCTTATTTTGTTTCCATCAGCCGAGAATTCCAAGAGGTTTTCCAATACAATATCCTTGAAACCTAATTTTTTAATCAGTTTTCCCTCCGTATTGTAGAGGTAAAGCTGGTTGTAGCCATCTTTGTCGGATTGGTAAAGAAATTGATCCGCTGTGTTTGGTAAGAAGGTTAGTGGATTTTCTGGCTCTACCCAAGTTGTTGCGGTTTCCTCAAACAATGTTTTAACCAATGCTCCAGTTTCAGCATTGTATTTATTGAACTTGAGGTCATTTTGACCGCGGTTGAGAACGCCTACATAAATGAATTTGCCTGAAGGATCCCAGTTTACACTGGTCAGGTATTGTTCGCTATGATCTCCGGTCTGTAAGGTTACTTTTTGTCCAGTGACACTGTTGTAGACAACCAGTGTTACCTCCTCCGACTTTTGCCCTGTCATGGGATATTTTATCCATTTGATTTCGGCAACTTTCGGACTCCATTGGGGGAGTGGGTAGTTGGCGACCATGGTTTCATTTTTGCGGTAGTAGAGCAGCTTGTCATTTTGAGCATTCCACCACATGCCTTTTTTTATGCCGAATTCCTGCCGGTGGGTATAATCACTACCATTTACAATACCTTTGTCGCTGTCGTTGGTTACTGCCGTTACTTTTCCGTTTTTGTCAACGATGGCGATATTATTGTCTACCAAATAAGCAACTTTAGAAAGGTCTGTGCTTAGTTCGCGGTTAGCGCCTTGGCTATCGTTGCCGATAAAACTTTCGATATTTTTGGACTTGACATTATAGACGACTGTATATACCTTGTCTTTGCCATCTACCTGGAGCAAGAGTGAATTGCCATCACGCCATTTATAGTCGTAAGGAAACATGCGTAAGCTAAATGTTTCGTTTGGAATTGCAGCTTTTAAAGCTGTTTCGAGCTCAGTTTTAGACAACAAGCCCGTCTCTGTCCAATTGGTTGCTGCACTTTTGGAGAGTAGATTTTGATACGATTTATCGAGGTAAGAGAGGCTGTTTGATTTCGGTATCCAGGAAGCTGCGGTAATCGATGTTGGCGCATAGGTGCGCGGTCCGAATACCGTTTCTTCCAAATTAAGGTTTCGTTGGGCATGGCTGGTTAAGGCACTTGCCAACAAGAAGAATAGCGCAATTCTTTTCATTAGAATAATTTATTTTTAATGATGCTGAGCCGACCATAAGTGTTTTTTGTCCTTATGATGGAGTTTGCTTTTAAATTTTATAGGGCTAAATTAGGGAAATAGCCCTATAAAACCTAGTACAGAATTGTTGCTTGTCTAACTGAAATTGTTGTGTCGATCTATAGTTTGCGGAGCCAGATATTTCTAAACTGGACCAGATCACCATGATCTTGCAGGATAATGGGGCCGGGACCATGGCTCAGTTGTTTCGGAAGTCCTATGTACTCTGTTGTGCCATCAATCTGGGTGTTATTCTGGACAAGGACGCCATTATGGAGAACAGTGACTGTGCCTTTGCTGATCAATAGACTGTCTTTGTTAAACTGGGGAGCCTTGTAGATGATATCGTACACATGCCATTTGTCCGTTACGATGACCTGAGCCAACGGCGGACGTTGTTTGTAAAGACTTCCCGCACCACCATTAACATAGGTCGGATTGTTATTGTTGTCCAATACCTGGATTTCATAGAGCCCCTGCAGGAAAATGCCACTATTCCCTCTGCCTTGTCCTTCACCCTTGATTAGCTCGGGACTCTTCCATTCAATATGGAGTTGAAAGTCACCGAAATGTTCGGTTGTCTCGATATTTCCAGTTCCAGGTTTTACTTCAAGCGTATTGTTGGCTACTGTCCAATTTGCATTTCCCTTTTCGCTCTTCCATTTGCTCAGATCCTTACCGTCAAAAAGAACAATGGCATCACTTGGGATTCCCTTGTTAAGTGTTACTGTTGGCGGAACAGGTTTGTAATATTCTGTATCGCTGGGTTTCATATTTGTTTGGGCATGGATTGCGCTGGAACCGCATAAGATCGCCAGGCTTAGTGCCGAAGATAAAGAAAAGTTCATCTGTTGGGTTTTTGGTGTATTTAAACTTAGGAAAATTTGCTTTTATATACAATTATAATTTTAAAATAGGATCTATTTAAGTGTCTGCTTTTGGCTGGACGAGATTTTTGCTCTGGTCTGATGCTATTGAATTCGTTGAAAGTGTAGGTTTTTTGATTTGGAACAATTTGCTTAGGTTTGTGCATGGCAACCATTTTACAGACAGTCTCATTGAAAGAAGCGCGTTTTTATGCGCCAATTGGCTATTACGAGGAAGAACAGATTCTCGGGAATGAATTTTTTGTGTCTATTGATGTCTCTTTCCCTTTTCATAATACAGAAACCGAAGATTTGCGTAATACGCTAAACTATGAAGAACTATACCAGATCACTGCACGTGTGATGCAGCCCAAACGGAAACTGCTGGAATCTGCAGCTGCGGAAATATTGGAACAGATTCGGTTAGGGGTGCCGCATGCCGAAATGATCGAGGTTGTCATTCGCAAATCGAATCCACCTTTTGGCGGCGATTTATCCTATTCGCAGGTTGGTTTGAAATACCTGAATGATTAATTTTCAAACTGGACCAGCGAAAGTTTGAAATACCAGCCTAAATTTGTGGATCCATTGTATAAAAGTGTCAAATTGTTAAGATGAATATTTACGATCTTGTTATAGCCGATAAGGAAAAGATAGCATTAGAAGATGTTTTTTTAGCGGAAGATAGTCGGCAGAAACTGCAACAGTTGATTAAGGAACATCGCTATATTCAAGAGCTCTCGCAATATGGTCTGCCTGTAAGCAACAAGATTCTATTGCACGGTTATTCAGGTTGCGGAAAAACAACGACGGCAAAAGCGCTGGCGACAGCACTCGACAAACCGATCTATATCTTGAATCTGAGTAACTTGATCTCATCCCGCATCGGTGAGACTTCACAGCATATCAAGCAGGTCTTTGACAAGGCTGGACGTGAAAAAGCTGTACTGTTTCTCGATGAATTTGACCAGATCGGAAAAGCGCGGATCAGTGAAGAGAAAGATGTAGGAGAGATGCGCCGCCTGGTGAACACGATTATCCAACTAATCGACTATTTTCCCAACGAAGCTGTATTGATTGCGGCAACCAACCATCCCGAGATATTGGATACAGCAATTATTCGGCGATTTCAACTTCGCCTGGCTTTTGAATTACCCACTCATGCGCAGCTGGATGCTTATTATGCTAAACTATTTTCCCCCTTTCCCCAATATGATGCTTTGGTATCACGGATTTATGATGTTTCCTATGCAGAGGCAAAAGATTATATCTACGATGCTGTTAAGTTTTTGCTGATTAGCGCACTGGAACAACAAGAAAGACCAGAACCAGAAGGGTAAAGCTCCAAGGTTAATGTTTTGTAAAATTAAATCCGCCTGAAAACAGTTTGCCTACTGCTACGTTAATGCTATATCGGATAGAGGGATCTTGGTTTCCTCACAATGACAATGTCGCCCCCTTTTTTGGGAGGGTTTTAAATAAGGTATGTCAAAATGACGTTTTAAATTATCCAAAAATGACATTTTGTCTCTGTTTTGCGACTGGTACGTGAATTGAATATCCCCTAGAAAAGAGTTAGAAAATAAAGCTTAACAAAAAATAAAAAAATTAGGAGGACAAAAAATGGCATTAATTAAATTCCCTACAAAAAGTTTGAATACCGACGCAGTAAACCCATTTGTAAATACTGTATTTGACAATCTATTTAATGATAATTTTATTTCAGATCGTTTAGTTTCACGTGTTCCTGCGGTGAATATTTCGGAGTCTGAAAAATCATTTAAGATCGAAATGGCAGCTCCAGGATTGGATAAATCAGATTTTAGAATCAATGTAGATAAAAATCTGATCACTATTTCAGCAGAGAAAAAAGAAGAGCAAGTAAGTGAAGAAAAACTATATAGCAAGAAGGAATTCAATTATAGTTCATTTTCAAGATCATTTACCTTGCCTGAAACGGTTGACTATAGCAATATTGAAGCAGCCTATGAGGGTGGAATATTGATTTTAACTGTTGGCAAGAAAGAAGACGCCATTATTGCAAAGCGTTTGATCGAAGTAAAATAGTTCATGCTGCTCATATGATAAATATAAAGATCATATGATAAGCTCATCCTGACCGATGGTCAGTTTACTCAAATAAGATAGTTTTTTAGGTTAGTTTA
The window above is part of the Sphingobacterium sp. ML3W genome. Proteins encoded here:
- a CDS encoding S9 family peptidase; the protein is MKRIALFFLLASALTSHAQRNLNLEETVFGPRTYAPTSITAASWIPKSNSLSYLDKSYQNLLSKSAATNWTETGLLSKTELETALKAAIPNETFSLRMFPYDYKWRDGNSLLLQVDGKDKVYTVVYNVKSKNIESFIGNDSQGANRELSTDLSKVAYLVDNNIAIVDKNGKVTAVTNDSDKGIVNGSDYTHRQEFGIKKGMWWNAQNDKLLYYRKNETMVANYPLPQWSPKVAEIKWIKYPMTGQKSEEVTLVVYNSVTGQKVTLQTGDHSEQYLTSVNWDPSGKFIYVGVLNRGQNDLKFNKYNAETGALVKTLFEETATTWVEPENPLTFLPNTADQFLYQSDKDGYNQLYLYNTEGKLIKKLGFKDIVLENLLEFSADGNKISYIGVTNNGMDRQLFEVNLKSGKTVQLTNESGIHQASLSGDGKYIYDQYSDLKTPNMIQIKEVKSGKGTVLVKADNPFSGKINNPKIEFVQLTSADGKYPLTGRIIYPNDFDPAKKYPVMYYLYGGSHSQLVSNKWLGGAGYFDLYMAQQGYIVFTMDNRGTNYRGRDFYTATHRNLGQNEMADQLKGIEFLKSKSFVDQQRMGIFGWSFGGFMTTSFMLHHNDIFKAAVAGGPVIDWKFYEVMYGERYMDTPQENPEGYKLTSLLNKADQLKGRLLIIHGAQDPVVVQQNSMEFLEACIKAGKQVDYFLYPTHEHNVMGKDRIHMYEKIADYFNQHLKK
- a CDS encoding M20/M25/M40 family metallo-hydrolase; the protein is MKRYTKQRNLKSFGLILMLLSSSAIFAQNKDAVVAAIVQEAQANSQLENYAFELVDMIGPRLVGSPQMQQAHDWVVKQYTALGADARNEPYGEWRSWERGISAVTMTYPRIKSLEGTQLAFSPMTKEKGVEAEVVAMPLFSSQADFQSWLKTVKGKIVLIGMNPISGRSDANWKESASAQSYEKYLALKNGQLKQWELSMTYTGSTRRTLPLVLENAGAVGVIDSYWTELPGLTRIFDAKSKQIPVFNIALEDYGLLHRMAVRGVKPRILLQGKSNELGTAKTYNSIAEIKGKEKPNEYVVLSAHLDSWDGASGATDNATGVITMMEAVRILRKVYPENKRTILVGNWGSEEQGLNGSSAFVEDHPDIAKNIQVVWNQDNGTGRIVRIGGSGFEKAYEYIGRWLQYLPEEFRNEIQSSFPGMPGTGGSDHSSFVQKGIPAFGLSSTSWDYGKVTWHTNRDTYDKIVFDEVKQNAIIVAILTYLACEEPELVSREKIVLPVDKTGKQMEWPTNLQSKRTSGN
- a CDS encoding Hsp20/alpha crystallin family protein, whose protein sequence is MALIKFPTKSLNTDAVNPFVNTVFDNLFNDNFISDRLVSRVPAVNISESEKSFKIEMAAPGLDKSDFRINVDKNLITISAEKKEEQVSEEKLYSKKEFNYSSFSRSFTLPETVDYSNIEAAYEGGILILTVGKKEDAIIAKRLIEVK
- a CDS encoding VOC family protein, with amino-acid sequence MAKLHAYLNFDGNCEEAFTFYEKVFQTKNPGYMRYGDIPADPQMPAIPDEAKNKICHTAISINGESMLMGTDVVPAFGQQYVQGNNTYVMLMCDNAEEAKNLHTALSVNAKVVEMPLGETFFAELYSSFQDQFGICWMVYFGGSKDEDCESKG
- a CDS encoding Crp/Fnr family transcriptional regulator codes for the protein MDLIGTFYSDLALTPDELNSIKEKHEAITMKKGDFILHKGQVSNAYFLIEYGLTRSFLHDYEGNEVTIGFCSDNDVVIEVASFFQRTPTVENIQALADTKLWKIRFEDHQELFHRIPEFREWGRSWMAAELVHSKNRAIAMITEPATSRYLRLIKEKPILIQQAPLKHIASYLGITDTSLSRIRKEIVHGN
- the asnB gene encoding asparagine synthase B, which produces MCGIIGAFELKQPADSLRSQVLEMSKRIRHRGPDWSGIFTGEKALLAHERLAIVDPKSGSQPLYSPDGKVVLAVNGEIYNHHELRNSLPDYAFATQSDSEVILALYLAKGPSFVDELNGIFGFALYDSRDDSFFVARDHMGIIPLYYGKDAQGQLFVASELKSLEGFCETIEQFPPGHYLYSKEGTTPQRWYQRDWESYDTVKDNETDIAVLRKALEDAVHRQLMSDVPYGVLLSGGLDSSVIAAVTKKFASKRIETDDKEDAWYPQLHSFAVGLKGAPDLIAAQKAADHIGTIHHEINFTIQEGLDAIRDVIYHLETYDVTTIRASTPMYLLARVIKSMGIKMVLSGEGSDELFGGYLYFHKAPNAQEFHEETVRKLKKLYLYDCLRANKSLAAWGVEGRVPFLDKEFMDIAMRINPSDKMIREGKMEKWVVRKAFEDYLPESIAWRQKEQFSDGVGYSWIDTLKEQAESKISDQEFAAAAERFPINTPKNKEEFLYRTIFESHFPSAAAAQTVPSVKSVACSTPEALAWDASFQNLNDPSGRAVASVHQESYEKSKVEAV
- a CDS encoding dihydroneopterin aldolase; the protein is MATILQTVSLKEARFYAPIGYYEEEQILGNEFFVSIDVSFPFHNTETEDLRNTLNYEELYQITARVMQPKRKLLESAAAEILEQIRLGVPHAEMIEVVIRKSNPPFGGDLSYSQVGLKYLND
- a CDS encoding DUF1080 domain-containing protein, which translates into the protein MNFSLSSALSLAILCGSSAIHAQTNMKPSDTEYYKPVPPTVTLNKGIPSDAIVLFDGKDLSKWKSEKGNANWTVANNTLEVKPGTGNIETTEHFGDFQLHIEWKSPELIKGEGQGRGNSGIFLQGLYEIQVLDNNNNPTYVNGGAGSLYKQRPPLAQVIVTDKWHVYDIIYKAPQFNKDSLLISKGTVTVLHNGVLVQNNTQIDGTTEYIGLPKQLSHGPGPIILQDHGDLVQFRNIWLRKL
- a CDS encoding ATP-binding protein, with the translated sequence MNIYDLVIADKEKIALEDVFLAEDSRQKLQQLIKEHRYIQELSQYGLPVSNKILLHGYSGCGKTTTAKALATALDKPIYILNLSNLISSRIGETSQHIKQVFDKAGREKAVLFLDEFDQIGKARISEEKDVGEMRRLVNTIIQLIDYFPNEAVLIAATNHPEILDTAIIRRFQLRLAFELPTHAQLDAYYAKLFSPFPQYDALVSRIYDVSYAEAKDYIYDAVKFLLISALEQQERPEPEG
- a CDS encoding UbiD family decarboxylase, whose product is MGYNSLAACVADLEKHGHLIRIKEEVDPYLEMAAIHMRVFDVEGPALYFENIKGSEFPAVSNLFGTLDRSKFMFRDSLDHLKKLVDVKMNPAAVLKNPFQYIGSSMTALGALPWKKKSGAPILHGKTSISKLPQIVNWPMDGGAFVTMPQVYTEDVNKPGIMHANLGMYRIQLSGNDYIPDREIGLHYQLHRGIGIHQTKANELGVPLKVSIFVGGPPAHPLSAVMPLPEGLSEMIFAGALGNRRFRYFYDEEGFCISADADFVITGTVYPNENKPEGPFGDHIGYYSLTHPFPLMKVHNVYHKKDPIWSFTVVGRPPQEDTSFGALIHEITGAAIPQEISGLHAVNAVDAAGVHPLLFAIGSERYTPYQRVDRPQEILTIANQILGKNQLSLAKYLFISAYEDNPKLDIYNIPAFLGHILERIDPARDLHFQTNTTIDTLDYSGDGLNAGSKVVFAAAGTKKRELARELPANFDLPRPFNQAKFVMPGVLAIDGKAFTSYGDEAAIIQEWCRAAEGLAWEGFPLLVLCDDASFTAETVNNFVWTTFTRSNPAFDIYGIKSFTTFKHWGCEGPIIIDARTKQHHAPALIKDEAVEKRVDQLGAKGGSLHGII
- a CDS encoding HopJ type III effector protein, whose translation is MKTEELLAKSKGSQLQFQEVLDHIAEQYTYNPTSFQNGNLKNSATENQGSAKVLYFAKLNDLSVADTLVLFAEHYQNVLDSPAGEGHQNIRQFMENGWDGVVFEADVLTDK